The Filimonas lacunae genomic sequence GTGTTTTTTAAAGAAAATATTGAAATAAGAAGGATATTCAAACCCCAGGCTATAGCCAATATCAGCCACGGGCCAGTCCGTATGCTTCAACAACGCCTTGGCTTCTGCCATCACCTTTTCATTAATATGCGTGGTTGTGTTTTTACCTGTTACCTCACTCACAGCCGCATTCAAATGATTTACATGAATAGCCATGTTAGCGGCAAAATCAGCGGGCTTTTTTAATTGAAAAATAAACTGTGGCGAATCAACCGGAAACTGCCTGTCCAGCAATTCCACAAATAGGTTGGCAATTCGGTTCGCGGCATTTACATTGGGAATGTAATTGTTGGCAGGCTGCATTTTCAATGCTTCATGAATAACCAGGTGCAGGCTGCTGCGTAATACATCGTACTTATACACATAGTCTGTTTCCAGTTCTACCTTCATCCTTTCAAATAACGATACCAGGTAAGGCAACTGATCATCATTCAAAAAAAACACAGGGTCACCCCCTGCTTTAAACAAAGGAAAATCACGAAACACTTCCCGGCGCTCTTTATCGCGGAAAAAGGAATCTTTAAACACACAATAATAACCCGTGATATCCTCACTGGTATTTTCCCAGGCAAAGGGTATACGCGGATTAGCAAAAATCAATGCAGGCCTGTCTACATGTAGCCCGCGGGTTGGATAAATAATATTACTGGAACCTTTGGTAATCAATGAAATTTTATAATAATCCCGGCGATTGTACACCACATTACTCTTCTGCGGAGTTAATGCTATCACTCCTACATTAAAAGGCGTAGAAAGTGTGGTTTGTATTTTTTTATGAGATGCCAGTAAATCCGTTGCTTTACTTTTAGCCATCTCCAAAATTAAATATATTTAGAACCATAATCATGTGCCTGCCCCTTATGAATAATATTGCTTCATGGATTACAGTAACAGCATGTTCCAGTAACATATGCCTGGGATGTAAACCGCAGTCTGCCAATTTATATAACAAAGCGTTAATGCCTGCATCCCCATTTGAAACAAAAATGCCGTAACGAATTCAACCTGAAAATATTATCCACTTCACCCGTTTTCTGGTCATTTGTAATTTTAAGAAAAAGCCATTGGGTTAGGGGGGATTATTCCCTAACTTTAAACTCTCTCTTCTCCTAAAACATGTTCTATGCTAAACCAATCTGAAATTAACAGGCCAGTGGCAGCAGAAATAACATTATTGAAAGAGCTGGAAGCCAGGTACGCTAAAGCCATTCAGGAAAATGAAGCCTTTGTGCTGGTGAAGCAGCTGTATATGGAAATAAAGCACATGAAAGAGAAGCTGCAAATTACCTTTCACGAGCCTTGCATCAACGCCTAGCTCTTCTGCCTGCTTTGGTTTACATTGCGTTTTGCAGTACTTTCGCGCTGCATGAACAGCGTAATAATACCTTCGGATATTACCCCACCCTGATAATCAGGTACCCACTATTTACTGATCTGCTGTAATACCTGGCAGACGCATTCCCTTATTATTTTTACTGTTGTCTTTTTTATATCTCATTAGCATGAAGGCTTACTTAAACTTATTTGACTTTACTCAAAAAGTAAACTATAAAACAGAACTATTGGCAGGGCTAACCGTAGCTATGACTATGATTCCCGAATCATTATCATTTGCAATCCTGGCAGGTCTTTCTCCTTTAACAGGCTTGTATGCCGCCTTTATTATGGGGCTGGTGACAGCTGTTTTTGGTGGCCGGCCCGGAATGGTTTCAGGTGGCGCTGGCGCTACAGTTGTTGTACTGATAGCCTTAATGCAATCACATGGGGTAGAGTATGTATTTGCTGCAGTGTTGCTGGCAGGTGTTTTACAGCTTTTAGTGGGCGTATGCAAACTGGGCAAATTTATTCGCCTGGTGCCACAGCCTGTTATGTATGGTTTTGTAAACGGCCTGGCTATTATCATCTTTATGTCGCAAATTCAACAGTTTAAAACCGGTAGTGGTGCTGCAGCTGCCTGGCTTTCAGGCACCAACCTGTACACGATGCTGGGCCTGGTAGCGCTTACTATGTTGATTGTACTTTTCTGGCCTAAAATCACCAAAGCCGTTCCGGCTTCCCTGGTAGCAATTTTGGCGGTGTTTGGTGTGGTAATGCTTTTAGGCATTCACACTAAAACAGTAAAAGACATCGCTTCTGTCAGTGGTGGCTTCCCGCCTTTCCATATTCCTGCGGTAAGCTTTTCCCTGCAAACATTAAGCATCATTTTCCCTTATTCGCTGGTAATGGCGGGCGTTGGCCTGATTGAAACATTGCTAACCCTTAATGTAGTAGACGAAATAACAGGCACCCGCGGCCGTGGCAATAAAGAATGTATAGCACAGGGCAGCGCCAACATAGCCAATGGCTTGTTTACCGGCATGGGCGGCTGCGCCATGATTGCGCAAACCTTTGTAAACCTGGGTGCCGGCTCCCGCGCACGCTTATCGGGCATTATTGCCGCTATCACTATTTTACTGGTGATACTGCTGGGCGCTCCCATTATTGAAAAAGTACCGATGGCGGCTTTGGTAGGTGTGATGATGATGGTAGCTATTGGCACTTTTGAATGGGGAAGTTTGCGCATTATTAATAAAATGCCATGGGCCGATGTGATCACGGGTATATTGGTAGCCGCCATTACCGTGTGGCTGCATAACCTGGCGCTGGCAGTGCTGGCAGGCGTGATTATTTCCGCACTGGTGTTTGCCTGGCAAAGCGCCAAAAGAATTCAGGCAAAAAGCTGGCAGGATGAAGCTGGCGTGAAACATTACGAAATATATGGGCCGCTGTTTTTTGGCTCTGTCACTACTTTCCTGGAATTGTTTGATGTAAAAGGGGATAGTAACGAAATAATAATAGACTTTAAACAAAGCCGTGTAACCGACATGAGCGCCATGGATGCCCTGAACAAGCTTACTGAACGTTACCGAAAAGCAGGTAAAACACTGCATCTGCGCCACTTAAGCAGCGAATGCAGGCAATTATTGCAAAACGCGGGCGCTGTAATTGAAGTAAATATTATGGAAGATCCAGCCTACCACCTGGCAGTGGACTAGTTGCCTGATATAAAACCCGGTTTTTCGGGTTTTAACAGCTAATTTTGCCACCCACTTTTACCAGTCATTTGCAGGCATTAAAAAATTACCGGATATGAGTTTGGAATTGGAGCAGGAAGACCTTTTT encodes the following:
- a CDS encoding helix-turn-helix domain-containing protein, with protein sequence MAKSKATDLLASHKKIQTTLSTPFNVGVIALTPQKSNVVYNRRDYYKISLITKGSSNIIYPTRGLHVDRPALIFANPRIPFAWENTSEDITGYYCVFKDSFFRDKERREVFRDFPLFKAGGDPVFFLNDDQLPYLVSLFERMKVELETDYVYKYDVLRSSLHLVIHEALKMQPANNYIPNVNAANRIANLFVELLDRQFPVDSPQFIFQLKKPADFAANMAIHVNHLNAAVSEVTGKNTTTHINEKVMAEAKALLKHTDWPVADIGYSLGFEYPSYFNIFFKKHEGATPLAFRKTL
- a CDS encoding SulP family inorganic anion transporter, whose protein sequence is MKAYLNLFDFTQKVNYKTELLAGLTVAMTMIPESLSFAILAGLSPLTGLYAAFIMGLVTAVFGGRPGMVSGGAGATVVVLIALMQSHGVEYVFAAVLLAGVLQLLVGVCKLGKFIRLVPQPVMYGFVNGLAIIIFMSQIQQFKTGSGAAAAWLSGTNLYTMLGLVALTMLIVLFWPKITKAVPASLVAILAVFGVVMLLGIHTKTVKDIASVSGGFPPFHIPAVSFSLQTLSIIFPYSLVMAGVGLIETLLTLNVVDEITGTRGRGNKECIAQGSANIANGLFTGMGGCAMIAQTFVNLGAGSRARLSGIIAAITILLVILLGAPIIEKVPMAALVGVMMMVAIGTFEWGSLRIINKMPWADVITGILVAAITVWLHNLALAVLAGVIISALVFAWQSAKRIQAKSWQDEAGVKHYEIYGPLFFGSVTTFLELFDVKGDSNEIIIDFKQSRVTDMSAMDALNKLTERYRKAGKTLHLRHLSSECRQLLQNAGAVIEVNIMEDPAYHLAVD